The segment GCATGTTGATATTCAAAATCGGCACTTCTTCCGAAATGTTCAATTCGAAAACACTAGGTTCAACTTTACTTCCGTTGTCAAGATTTGGCCAATCGGTATCGGCTTTTACAAGATCAACTTTGTCTTTGATTTTGACTTTTGCTTCTTCAATTCCGATTTTATCAGCAAACTCGACTATAATCATTCCGTAATCCTGAAAGGAACTTGCCGTTACTTTCTCAACACCACTAATGTTTTTGATTTCTTTTTCGAGTGGTTTTACAATCAATTTCTCTACATCTTCGGCAGAATTTCCAGGAAAAACAGACGAGATATATACTTTGTTTTCGATGATTTCAGGGAAATCCTCACGTGGCATCGTAACATAGGCAATAACACCTGTGATTACGATTAAAAGGGTCAAGATATAAACCGTGACACGATTGTCAACAGCCCAACTTGATATACCGAATTCTTTACTTTGATGTGACATAGTTTAAGTTTAGAAATTAAGTTTCATTCCTTCTGAAATAGTATTCACACCTTCAGTTACTATAATATCGTTAGCAGACAAACCGCTTAAAATTTCAGTAACGTTATCAGATGATTTGCCAACGGTAACCACTACTTTTTTAGCCGTTCCGGTTTTTCCATTACTTCCTTCTACAACGTAAACATATTGGTTGCCTTTTCCGTCTTCCTGAATTACAGCAGTTGGAACAACAATGGCATTTTTGCTAGTATAATCTGTGATTTTTAATTTGGCAACTTGGTTTGGACGCAATAAGTTTTCCGGATTTGGCACACTAACTTCTATACCAAAAGTTCTGTTGTTTGGATTGATGTAACTTCCAACCTGACGTACTTTTCCTTTATAGGTTTTTCCAAGTGAGGCCAAATAAACATCAACCTGATCGCCAAGTTTCAATTTTCCGATATACGTTTCAGGAACCGAAGTCGAAACATACATGTTCCCAAGATTTACAATACGTAACAAACCGGTAACACTTGGCGCTACAACCTGACCTTTTTCGGCAAAAACTTCATCGATTGTTCCTGAAAATGGAGCACGAATAACTGTTTTAGCCAATTGTGCGTTGATTTGGGCAACCGCTTTTTGAGCAGAAACCATTTGCGTTTGCGCTTGTAAATACTGAATTTCAGAACCAATTTTTTTGTCCCACAGATTTTTTTGTCTGTCGAAAGTTGTTTTGGCTAAACTGTATTGATTTTGCGCACTTGCCAATTGGGAACTCATTCCGGCGTCATCAACTCGACCAAGAATTTGTCCTTTAGAAACCCGGTCACCGGCTTTAACGGTAAGTGATGTCAATGTTCCGCTGAATTCCGGTTGCACCAAGATGTTTTCTTTAGTGTTAACATT is part of the Flavobacterium sangjuense genome and harbors:
- a CDS encoding efflux RND transporter periplasmic adaptor subunit; protein product: MKKLLYLSALSIVLLSCSNAAKTENIDDLISAKNVKALNEKKTALQADIAKIEAALATLDVKKEEALVSVLTVKDTVFNHYLDIQGNVNTKENILVQPEFSGTLTSLTVKAGDRVSKGQILGRVDDAGMSSQLASAQNQYSLAKTTFDRQKNLWDKKIGSEIQYLQAQTQMVSAQKAVAQINAQLAKTVIRAPFSGTIDEVFAEKGQVVAPSVTGLLRIVNLGNMYVSTSVPETYIGKLKLGDQVDVYLASLGKTYKGKVRQVGSYINPNNRTFGIEVSVPNPENLLRPNQVAKLKITDYTSKNAIVVPTAVIQEDGKGNQYVYVVEGSNGKTGTAKKVVVTVGKSSDNVTEILSGLSANDIIVTEGVNTISEGMKLNF